A section of the Neisseria dumasiana genome encodes:
- a CDS encoding DMT family transporter, with protein MIYLIISILCSVSVSVLLKMARSKKIDIEQAVAVNYIAAIALCMYFLKPDLYAWKAYLPTWWLFAALGVLLPVVFIIMGRAVEKTGIVKSDAAQRLSLFLPVAASFTLFGEQLTQGRLIGLALAFTALFCLLWKSDGGKKSAGFAAGALLLLGVWAGYGVIDILFKQVAKSGTAFSGNLLIAFCLAAVLMFAYLFSKSTKWTAAGVLGGLVLGCLNFANIFTYVRAHQVMSSNPTLVFAGMNIGVIVLGTLVGALAFKEKISTINAAGIVVAVCAIGCLFYWPVVSGWLGI; from the coding sequence ATGATTTATTTGATTATCAGTATTCTCTGCAGCGTGTCGGTGTCGGTTTTGTTGAAGATGGCACGTTCTAAAAAAATCGATATCGAGCAGGCGGTGGCGGTGAACTATATCGCGGCTATTGCTTTGTGTATGTATTTCCTCAAGCCCGACCTTTATGCTTGGAAGGCTTATCTGCCGACGTGGTGGCTGTTTGCGGCTTTGGGCGTGCTGCTGCCGGTGGTGTTCATCATTATGGGCAGGGCGGTGGAGAAAACGGGGATTGTGAAGTCGGACGCGGCGCAGCGGCTGTCGCTGTTTTTGCCGGTGGCGGCCTCGTTTACGCTGTTTGGCGAGCAATTGACGCAAGGCCGTTTGATCGGCTTGGCGTTGGCGTTTACGGCTTTGTTCTGCCTGTTGTGGAAGTCGGACGGCGGTAAGAAATCGGCAGGTTTCGCCGCCGGTGCGCTGTTGCTGCTCGGCGTGTGGGCGGGCTATGGTGTGATTGATATTCTGTTTAAACAGGTGGCGAAAAGCGGCACGGCTTTTTCGGGCAACTTGTTGATTGCTTTCTGTTTGGCGGCGGTGCTGATGTTTGCGTATCTGTTTTCCAAATCAACCAAATGGACTGCGGCGGGCGTGCTGGGCGGCTTGGTGTTGGGCTGTTTGAATTTTGCCAACATTTTTACTTATGTGCGGGCGCATCAGGTGATGAGCAGCAACCCTACGCTGGTGTTTGCGGGCATGAACATCGGTGTGATTGTGTTGGGTACGCTGGTGGGAGCGTTGGCGTTTAAAGAAAAAATCAGCACCATCAATGCGGCCGGTATCGTGGTGGCGGTGTGCGCGATAGGCTGTTTGTTTTACTGGCCGGTGGTATCGGGCTGGTTGGGCATATAG